Within the Calorimonas adulescens genome, the region ATCAACAATTTCCACAGGTTTTTCCACATCTTTACTGTATGTATCTGCAAATTTTTTTAGATAATCCCATTTTATATCGATATATTGATGCGCAAGAATGTTCCGCAATCTTACTATATTTGCAAGTTTTTCTGCAAGTATTCTTTCTAAATTCCGACGTGCTGTTCTATCAGTTTTGTAATCAATGAATGTAAGCTAACCACCTCTTTTCGCATTCTGTATATATCCATGAGGTCATTAGAAAGGTCTTCTGCTTCCATGGAAATATCCAACATATACTTTATATATAGTTCTTCATCTCTTATCAATAATTTGCTGCCCCTTATAGCTTCCCATGCTATTATTGGGTTTGCACTATTAAGTATGATCAGGTCGACGTCTTTTCTGGTAATGTCCTCCAGATTTCCCCATAACATTGTGATGTCATCAAAGGTATATCCCTCTTTTAGATATACAGCGATATCCACATCAGACTCTTTGAACTGTCTTCTTTTGGAATACGAACCGAATCCTGCATGGCAAAGAAATCCTGTAATTTTTTTGAAAAGGTCCATAGTATCCCTTTATATCAACTGATTTTCCTTTATGATAGCATATACATCTTAAAATATAAAGTAATAAATAATAAAAAAGGATGATTGGGGTATTTTGTAGAATATATACCATATTTGAAAAACCAAAATCGGGAGGAGATCATGTTGAACTATGATGAATTGAGGAAAAACGCCAGAATAAACATGAATAATGTATGCCGCGGGTGCAAAAGATGTGACGGAATAGCCTGCGCTGGAGAGGTGCCGGGGATAGGAGGCGTAGGTTCTGGTGAAGGGTTCATAGAGAATGTACGGGCTTTGTCAAGGGTGAAGCTGGAACTGAAAACACTGCATAATGTCAAAAAACCTGATATTTCCTCGGAAATATTTGGCGAAAATGTAAGTTTTCCTGTACTTCCAGCACCCATGGCAGGCATGAAAAGCAATTTTGGTGGATACTTTACTGAATATGAGTTTGCATCGATTCTGGCCAATGCTTGCAAGGAATTAAGACTGATGTATACATCGGCGGATGGGCCAGATCCTAACATGTTTAATGCTGGTATTGAAGCTATAAAAAATACAGGCGTGCCATCAATCGTGTTTATAAAACCGAGAGGAGTAAAAGAGGTAATAGAGAAGATTAAAGTTGCAGAAGAGGCTGGTGCTAAGGCAGTGGGTATGGATGTGGATGGAGCAGGTCTTATCCTGATGGTAAGGAGCGGACAGGAGGTAGGGCCAAAGAACACTGATGAGCTTAAGGAGATAATATCCTCTACCAGTTTGCCAGTTGTGCTTAAAGGTATAATGACGGTCGAAGAGGCAAAGATTGCTTATGAATCCGGAGCAAAAGGTATAGTGGTCTCCAACCACGGTGGCAGGGTGCTGGAGGCTGCCATGGCTACATGTGATGTACTCCCAGAAATAGCAGAGAAATTTAAAAGAAAAATGGCAATTTTTGTGGACGGCGGCGTGAGGTCTGGCGTAGAT harbors:
- a CDS encoding HepT-like ribonuclease domain-containing protein; this translates as MDYKTDRTARRNLERILAEKLANIVRLRNILAHQYIDIKWDYLKKFADTYSKDVEKPVEIVDNFINL
- the mntA gene encoding type VII toxin-antitoxin system MntA family adenylyltransferase antitoxin; translated protein: MDLFKKITGFLCHAGFGSYSKRRQFKESDVDIAVYLKEGYTFDDITMLWGNLEDITRKDVDLIILNSANPIIAWEAIRGSKLLIRDEELYIKYMLDISMEAEDLSNDLMDIYRMRKEVVSLHSLITKLIEQHVGI
- a CDS encoding alpha-hydroxy-acid oxidizing protein encodes the protein MNYDELRKNARINMNNVCRGCKRCDGIACAGEVPGIGGVGSGEGFIENVRALSRVKLELKTLHNVKKPDISSEIFGENVSFPVLPAPMAGMKSNFGGYFTEYEFASILANACKELRLMYTSADGPDPNMFNAGIEAIKNTGVPSIVFIKPRGVKEVIEKIKVAEEAGAKAVGMDVDGAGLILMVRSGQEVGPKNTDELKEIISSTSLPVVLKGIMTVEEAKIAYESGAKGIVVSNHGGRVLEAAMATCDVLPEIAEKFKRKMAIFVDGGVRSGVDVLKMLALGADAVIVGRPVAIAAHGGRIDGVKWLLKNYADELYQAMILTGTPDVHINSEIECFGNNILIKIKERGTWRV